One stretch of Estrella lausannensis DNA includes these proteins:
- the aspS gene encoding aspartate--tRNA(Asn) ligase produces the protein MKRILVKELPVHVEKPVLLKGWLNNIRSMGKINFLLLRDRTGLAQIVIEDKEEYKKISQLQPGTVLEITGDVKKNEATQLGAEVVNPKIRVMVPIKEVPPIDYYKPEIQSDLDFILDNRPIALRNRELQAVFKIQAELAHAYRLFMHDTIGAVEYFAPNIIGASSEGGAEFFNVDYFGYTATLAQSSQLYKQIMVGVNERVFAIMPFFRAENSNTPRHLAEGKQFEFEMGFFEDWHEILDVQEGCIKFMVNWLNTTCKTEIETLGGKFIKADPSIPFPRLTFKEAQELFYKRTGIDEREEPDLSPAAERELCKWALEEKGTDLVFVIDWKTSKRPFYAYPNDENPELSNTFDLLCAGTEITSGGERRHTFDSMVEGILAKGMDPKNFEDYLSIFKYGMPPHGGFGMGLERLTMTFLHLKNIREASLFPSDPKRIASTRLKAKIFYGDENIRNEILRLLKSGSLTYQHMTHEATPTSEESARVRSTKMEEGVKSIILRGKSSKKNYQVNIPSHLKLDMKAVADLIGEKCEFESPEVIRERFGLEIGGIPPFGVLMNLDTFYDETIGDQEKAAFNCGFLTESIVMNSKDLLAVVAPKVGRFSKA, from the coding sequence ATGAAAAGAATCTTAGTTAAAGAGCTGCCCGTTCATGTAGAAAAACCCGTTCTTCTTAAAGGATGGCTGAATAACATCCGCTCGATGGGCAAAATCAACTTTCTTCTTTTACGAGACCGCACCGGACTTGCTCAAATCGTGATCGAGGATAAAGAAGAATATAAAAAAATCAGTCAACTCCAGCCAGGAACAGTTCTTGAAATCACAGGCGATGTGAAGAAAAACGAGGCGACCCAGCTTGGGGCGGAGGTAGTCAACCCGAAAATCCGGGTCATGGTACCGATCAAAGAAGTGCCCCCCATCGACTACTACAAACCCGAAATTCAGTCGGATTTGGATTTCATTTTAGACAACAGACCGATTGCACTCCGTAACAGGGAGCTGCAGGCTGTTTTTAAAATACAGGCCGAGCTGGCGCATGCCTACCGCCTCTTCATGCACGATACGATAGGCGCTGTCGAATACTTTGCACCAAACATCATCGGCGCCTCCTCAGAAGGAGGAGCTGAATTCTTCAATGTCGATTACTTCGGCTACACGGCAACTCTCGCTCAAAGCAGCCAGCTGTACAAACAGATCATGGTGGGAGTCAACGAACGCGTTTTCGCCATCATGCCTTTCTTCCGAGCCGAAAACTCCAATACACCGCGCCATCTCGCGGAAGGAAAGCAGTTTGAATTCGAAATGGGATTTTTCGAAGATTGGCATGAAATTTTGGATGTTCAGGAAGGGTGCATCAAATTCATGGTGAACTGGCTGAACACCACTTGCAAGACAGAGATCGAGACTCTGGGGGGCAAGTTCATCAAAGCCGACCCGTCAATCCCCTTTCCCAGGTTAACTTTCAAAGAGGCTCAGGAGCTGTTTTATAAACGTACCGGCATCGACGAGCGGGAAGAACCTGATTTAAGCCCCGCTGCCGAGCGCGAGCTTTGCAAATGGGCGCTTGAAGAGAAAGGAACGGATCTTGTCTTTGTGATCGACTGGAAAACATCGAAACGTCCATTCTACGCCTACCCGAATGATGAAAACCCCGAGCTTTCCAACACGTTCGATCTTCTGTGCGCCGGAACGGAAATCACCTCCGGTGGTGAAAGACGCCACACCTTTGATTCCATGGTAGAAGGAATCCTTGCCAAGGGAATGGATCCTAAAAACTTCGAGGACTATCTAAGCATCTTCAAATACGGCATGCCACCCCACGGAGGCTTTGGCATGGGCTTGGAGAGGCTTACGATGACCTTCCTTCACCTCAAAAACATCCGGGAAGCCTCTCTTTTCCCCTCCGACCCCAAAAGGATAGCTTCCACTCGTCTAAAAGCGAAAATCTTTTATGGCGATGAGAATATCCGTAACGAGATATTAAGGTTATTGAAATCAGGCTCTCTGACCTACCAACACATGACCCACGAGGCGACACCCACCTCGGAGGAATCCGCTCGGGTTCGCTCCACAAAAATGGAAGAGGGGGTCAAATCGATTATTTTGAGAGGAAAGTCCTCTAAAAAGAACTACCAGGTCAATATTCCTTCCCACTTAAAGTTGGACATGAAAGCCGTGGCGGACTTGATTGGAGAAAAATGCGAATTTGAAAGCCCCGAGGTAATCCGGGAGAGGTTTGGCTTAGAGATCGGTGGAATTCCTCCCTTCGGCGTCCTGATGAACCTGGACACTTTCTATGACGAGACCATTGGTGATCAGGAAAAAGCAGCGTTCAACTGCGGGTTCCTAACAGAATCGATTGTGATGAACTCCAAAGACCTGCTTGCAGTAGTTGCTCCAAAAGTAGGGCGCTTTTCAAAAGCGTAA
- a CDS encoding MFS transporter has protein sequence MQQRKISNGQIISLLAGNILEHYDSALFGLLSPILAPLFFPSQDPLVSLMMTYALIPLGFLSKPLGALFFGHLCDKIGRRQSLLFSLFGMSLTTVAFALIPTYQEAGAMAPALLIILRILQSFFASGENIGGAILLLERTPLERHNLLSSLWSSATIGGIILASFAVTCISCLAEEGQHWRALYLLGSITALAGLILRFSIPAEDEIPKKEAKAPCFKESMHALVSHRKELIMIALASGFSYSTYTVALVMINGFIPIVSPISYTSIMKMNSALLILDLVLLPLSGLLASKFSKEKMMMASVLAATFLGVPLFMLLEGASYMLIVFIRVLFVVIGVFFSANFHSWSQHLVPKTNRGIIISFGYSLGSQLLGAPPASLSLWLYSKTQSLAFASGYWVILAFFCLIAFSKMFEVFIKPPSFSTETT, from the coding sequence ATGCAACAGAGGAAAATCAGTAATGGACAGATCATCTCGCTCCTTGCTGGTAACATTCTGGAGCACTACGATTCAGCACTCTTCGGTCTCCTCTCCCCTATCTTAGCTCCTCTATTTTTTCCCTCACAAGATCCGCTTGTCAGCCTGATGATGACCTACGCTCTTATCCCGCTCGGATTTCTCTCAAAGCCCCTCGGTGCACTGTTCTTTGGGCACCTCTGTGATAAAATTGGAAGAAGACAATCTCTTCTCTTTTCTCTTTTCGGAATGAGTCTTACGACAGTTGCCTTTGCCCTGATCCCCACTTATCAGGAAGCGGGAGCCATGGCGCCGGCACTCCTCATCATCTTGCGTATTCTGCAGTCTTTTTTTGCCAGCGGCGAGAACATCGGGGGCGCCATACTCCTCTTGGAGAGGACCCCGCTGGAAAGACACAACTTATTGAGCAGCCTATGGAGTTCCGCGACGATCGGAGGAATCATTTTGGCTTCATTTGCCGTGACATGCATCAGCTGTCTCGCCGAAGAGGGACAGCATTGGCGGGCACTCTACTTGCTTGGTTCGATCACAGCGCTGGCAGGTCTAATTTTACGCTTCAGCATACCTGCCGAGGACGAGATACCGAAAAAGGAGGCAAAAGCTCCTTGTTTTAAAGAATCGATGCACGCGCTGGTAAGCCATCGCAAAGAACTGATCATGATCGCTCTTGCCTCCGGCTTCTCCTACTCCACTTACACCGTGGCGCTCGTGATGATCAATGGATTCATCCCTATTGTCTCCCCCATCTCGTACACTTCCATAATGAAGATGAACAGCGCGCTTCTAATTCTGGATCTTGTTTTACTCCCCTTAAGCGGGCTACTCGCCTCTAAATTCTCCAAAGAAAAAATGATGATGGCTTCAGTGCTGGCAGCTACCTTCTTAGGCGTCCCCCTTTTTATGCTGCTTGAAGGGGCGTCCTATATGCTGATCGTCTTCATCCGCGTTCTCTTTGTAGTGATCGGCGTCTTTTTCTCCGCCAATTTCCACTCATGGAGCCAGCATCTTGTCCCTAAAACTAACAGGGGCATCATCATTTCATTCGGCTATTCCCTAGGATCGCAGCTTTTGGGGGCCCCCCCAGCCAGTTTGTCTCTTTGGCTCTACTCCAAGACTCAGTCCCTGGCTTTCGCATCAGGCTACTGGGTGATCCTGGCGTTTTTCTGCCTCATTGCTTTCTCCAAAATGTTCGAAGTGTTCATCAAACCCCCATCCTTCTCCACTGAAACCACCTGA